The genomic region ATGGTCGATGTTATTATCACGTCAAGGGAAAATGATGGAGCTGCTTGGTTTGAAGACGATAAAATATTTATCAATATCCGTTGGCTACAAGTAGAGGACGAGGCTGAGTGGTTTATCGATGAAAGCTTTATTCATGAATATGTTGAACACATTCTGGGCCTTGGCCACGAAAATGCAGTGTTCGTTGAAAGAGTTCTGAGAATGATGCTTTATAGTCAATGGTATGGACAGTGCCCTATTAATATCCTTTATGGAGATCACTATGAAACCAATAGCAGGATTAATAAAGCACTTTCACAGCCTGAGCATGAGGCACTCCAGCTATCTTTATCACAGCATCAGGATGGACTAGTTTCCTCTTAATTGCTGCGTTAATAGTATTTATTCCCACTAAGTTAAGAATTGTAGCCTCTTCCGCCTTCTCCATAGCGACACTGAGTGGTACGAGGATGCCGCCGTAAAAGTACTTGTTTACATCAAGAACCAGGTTGTTCTCGGAGAATCTTTTACCTAAGAGATCCTTATCACATATTGCTATTATCTTTTCGCCTTGGGCCTCATGTATCTTCATGTACACTAGGGGCTCCTCATTACGCATAATTTACCACTCCGACTTGTTTAGTTCGTGTCATCTGCCATCTATAAATATTAGTTCTTAGTCGTGTTATCTCGCTAAGGGGGTGCAGGATTGAGCACGAACAAGGACGTAGCCAAGCTTCTCTATGACTACGATTACTTGCTAAAACGGCTCTATGAGAGATTACCAGCGAAAGGCACAAAGGCGTCTCGATTCGAGTTACCTAAGCTTATAGTCGAAAGGGTTGGTAATAAAACGATAATAAGGAACTTCAAACAGATAACTGATGTTATGAGGAGAGACCCGCGCATTGTAATGAGATATCTTCTTAGGGAGCTAGGTGCTAGTGGCAACTATGATGAAGAAAATGGGATGCTAACAATCAATGTAAAGGTTTCAACAGCTACTCTCAACAACCTCTTACAGCGCTTCGTTAAAACCTATGTTATCTGTCCAACATGCGGTGCCCCAGACACAAGGCTTGAGAAGAGAGGAAAGACATGGGTGCTTGTCTGCGAGGCGTGTGGTGCCGAACAGCCAGTGCCTCCACTTTAGCGTCCTAAGTAGCTCTATGGTTTTCACAAAGCCTTTTTGCAAACAACCAATTTGGGTAGAAATACTCAAGTGCGCTTCATATGCTTTAACAATTCGGTATCCGGCTGTGGGGAAGCCGCTCTTACAGCTAATGACGGCTTCACGGTAGCTTGGCGGCGGTGCTATAATAATGTGGCCGAAGACGCTCTATGCACGAATACTTGGCAAACGCATTCGCACAGATAGACTACCAAGCCATGTTGCTATTATTCCTGATGGTAATAGGCGTTGGGCGCGCAGACGCGGCATGCCTTCCAGCATGGGCCATTATAGGGGCTACAAAGTCGCGAAGCAAGTCTTAGACAGATTATGGGATCTAGGCATAAACTATGTTACTTTCTATGCGTTGTCGCGGGAGAACTGTTTAAGAAGGCCGCGTGAGGAGCTGGAGGCGATATATAGGCTCTTATCTATGGCTGTTGACGACCTATTTGCCGATGACAGAGTTAGGTCCGGGGAAGTGCGTGTTTACTTTGTCGGTGATTTCTCGCTTCTTCCGAACTGGCTTAGAGAGAAGATTTATTCCATAAACGAGGCGACAATGAGGAACGGGCCCCATGTCTTAAGTGTTGCAACTTGTTATGGAGGCAGATGGGAAATAGTGGCAACGGTAAATAACATAATTAACTCTCTCGCTAAAGGAGACAATACAGCCAAGTGGCTTGAGGAAGATAGTTTCCGCAAGCTCATGCCGCTAGGCCAGTTCCCGGAACCTGATCTCCTTATACGAACCGGCGGCGAGATACGACTTAGCGGTTTTCTCTTATACCATGTAGCCTATACAGAGCTCTACTTTACGAAGAAACTGTGGCCGGACTTTGACGAAGTGGAACTATACAGGGCTATTCTTTCCTATCAGTCTCGTGAGAGGAGGTTTGGGCGATAAATCTCTCAAACGCCTTGGCTGCTCTCCATGTAACTGCTACAGCGATGATAGAGCCAATAGCGTATAGGCTGAATCCACTAGCTGCTAGAGCCCTTATGAATTCTGAGACTGACATAGTCTCCATTTTCTCGAGCGCTGATGACACCGTGTCGAGGAGTACCGCGGCAACAATCACGATTGCTAGTGCAACTATCTCCCTATATAGCCCAAGTTTTCCCGAAACAAACTTTGAAGCCGCGTGGCCAAGTATAGCTATCGTCGCCGAGAAGCCCAGTAGGCTCGTAACATTCCTAATCAGGCTTGCCAGTAACTGTGGTGTTAGTTGTTCCTCTGAATGAATCTGGGATACTATGAGTACAAGTGCTATAATTGCTGTTATTGCGGCTGTCGAATAAGCCACTATAGTTACGGGCGTTTCGGTGAGAGCTTGCATAAGCCGATCCTCAAGGTCAAATCCCCTAACCATCATGGCCAAGCCAGCTATAAGGAGACCTACAAGAATCGCTTGCCGAAGCATCCCTAGGAGAGCAAGGGCAGAGAATACGACAAGAACCACGCCAGGGACGCCTAAGAAGAGCCTTGCAAATCGCGGCTCAGTTAGGGCTTTTTGTATGTATTTTGCGAAAAGCATGTAGGTCTCTTCAACACCTCTATGCTGCTTCACGACCACACGTTTTACAGCTATTATTGGTGCAAGCGACGATATCGCCGGTATCAGCGCCTCATCCTCTGAGCCATCAGTAACTAGCACTAAGCCATCAGGATGATACATATTGATTAACTGCTCTACCTGTCTACGTGCCTCGAGAACCGCGTCTACACCACCACGTTGACTACCCGCTACTACTGCCACCTCGGCCTCATAGCCCTTAAGCCTCATTTCATCAAGCAGCTTTATTGCCGCAAAAAGTGCATTAGCATCAGAGTCCTCTGGATCATAAAGAGCAAAACGAGTAGCCGCTTCAAGCACCTTCTCGCGACCAATTATAGGAGTTGAAATACCTGCACGCCCTAAGTCATCATCTATATCAACAACTATTACTAGTATCTTTTTCATTCCTTCTCTTCCTCTAGCTCATCCGGGCTACTAGAGTAGAGCAGCCGTAGCTCTTCGAGCGTTAATGGTTCTCCACGCTTTAGTTTTTCTTCTATGAGGCGTCTCTTCTCCTCATATATCTGCAGAGCCTTGGCTTTTTCCTGGCCAAGTCTAAGCTCCTTTAGCTTCTCGCTTAGCTCCCGAAGCTCCTGGACCCTTTGATTTATTTGGCTACGTAGCTCCTCGATACGTGTTGAGAGTTCCTCGAGCTGCTTGCTAAGCTCATCTATTTGTGGACTCAATTCTTCGAGCTGTGATCGGAGGTTGTTTATGCGCTCGTCTATTTTACTTATCTTTTCACTTATCGATCTTATCTCTTGGCCTAGGCTGCGCAACTGGAGTCTGAGACCGTAGAGCTCTGCACGTTTTTCCGTAAGCTCCTGCAGGTACTTTCTAGCCTCCATGGCTTTCTGGAGCAATGCTTCAAGACGGACAATTTCATCAATTATCTCTTTTTCCTCCTCGGGCCTAAGCACGCTCGTCTGTTGACGCCATTCAAGCTCCTCTATTCGGCGCCTTATTGCGTTAATACTCTTTCGCGCTAGCGGTCGTAGCTCTGCAACTATTCTCTTCTGTTCCTCAAGCTCGTTTACAACTGATTGCAACCTGCCTAGAAGCTCTCGGCGTTGCTGCCGTAGGTTTCTAACTTGCCCGACGAGTTTACGTCGCTCTTCCCTAAGCTTCTTTAGCTCCTCGCGCAGGCTCTTCGCACGCTCTATTAGCTTTCTACGTTGCTGCCGAAGCCTCTTAGCCTCCTCGATGAGAGCGTACCTTTGTTCCTTGAGCTGCTTTATTTCCTCACGTAGCTGTGTCATTTTATCGATTATGCTTTTCTCTTCTACTTCGATAGGCGTGCTCAAGGTTGTTCAACCCATTGGTTTAAGGGAGGGATGTGGAGTACTCTTGACAGAGGCTTGCGCCGTGAACATGTACTCGTGGAAGGGACTATTTATCCGACTCTCCCTCTATGCCCTTGGCTGTGTTCATGTATAGTTTTTTGCGAAGCGTAGTCGATCTAGCACCCGATAATATTTCTAGTACAATATCTAGGAGTTCATCCTGGTTTAAACTAGCTGATAAGTCGTGAAATCTGCCAGTCTTCTCGGCAAGCTCGACTGCTATTAGGTGGTAGCAAGGCACCGTCTTCTCCTCATTTACTACTCGTATAGAGAAATGGGGGCAATTACAATACATGCGCCTTATAACTAGGTAGTCCGACTCCCTGCCCATAACTGCCCAGAGTTCTAGAGGAAAAACAGAGAGACGTACTACTCTTAGCTCGCCAGCAGCGCTGCGCGCTGCTGGCGGAGGGTTCTCACTTAGCCTAATCACTTCAGATATTAGTTCGCTTAGCCTATCCCTTGCTACCTGCGCACCGTTCTTCGGCATTTATGGATCCTCGCCGTGTCTGTTTCTCCAACTACTATCTCGTCTACAAGGCCTATGAATAAGCCATGCTCAACAACACCTGGCACGTTTTTCAGCCCAGCAACAAACTTTTCTACGTTTTCTAGCTCCCACGGCCACGCATCAATGATCGCGCCATAGTTGTCTGATAATGCTGGTCCATCTCTACACTGGCACGCGTTGCGTATCTCGGCCCTCACACCTATCGATTTAAGGTACGATAAGACTGGTTCTGCAGCTACTGGTATAACCTCAATGGGCAATGGCTTGTTAAGATAGCCGAGCCTTGGTGAGACCTTCGACTTGTCTATAACTATTATTGTGTGCTTGCTGTTAAATGCAAGGATTTTCTCTCTTGTAAGAGCCGCGCCCCTACCCTTAATGAGGGGGCATTCCTCCGTGAGTACAACTTCATCTGCACCATCAAAGTAGAGGTCAATTGTTTCTCCGGGCAGGTGAGTATAGGGTTCTAGTCCGTATCGCCTTAGCGTGAACCATGTATCGAGGCTAGAAACGTATAGTTTTAGCTTCTTTATTTTTTCAACTATCTTACGATCTGATAACAAGTACTCAATAACAAGCCTTACTGTTGAACCCGTGCCGACTCCAAGCCTTTCTATACTGTCAATTCTCTCTGCTATGAGTTCTGCCGCAAAACGGGCTGCATTAAGCTTGGCTTGGTTCGCACTCAAGAACTCTGCCCCGAAGGTCATACCACGTCGCATCCACTATTTCAACGTTACACCATTGGCCAGGCAAGGCCTCATTCTCCGGGAGTATGACTGGCATATAGTTGAAGAGCTTCGTGTCAAGACCTCCTCTTTCACCCCTAGATACTACAAGTGCTCTTGCTTTTGACCCAACATATCTTCTGTGCTCTTCTAGCCCGATTTTCGCAATTATTTCTCCAAGCTTCTTTGACCGCTGTTTCTTAACAGGGTCAGGTACTTGGGGGAGACCCGCCGCCACGGTACGAGGCCTTGGAGTATACTGCGCGAGATGAACACGCTCAAATCGCAGCTCCTCGACAAGCTTGACTGTGTTCTCAAAAGCTTCCTCGTCCTCTCCCGGATGACCTACAATTATATCAGTGGCAATCATTACGCCAGGTATCTTTGAACGAATCTCCTTCACTATAGACTTATATTCGTCCACGGTGTACTTTCGCTTCATTATCCTAAGTACTCTGTCATCGCCGCTCTGTACTGGCAGATGAACAAACTTGAAGAAGCGTGGATGCCTAAGTAGCTCAATAAACTCGTCAAGTATTGGTTCTAGCTGGTCTGGGCTCATCATTCCAATGCGCACCATAAAGTTTCCTGGAATCTCGGTAATAGCCTCCATTAGTTTCGGCAGAAGCCGCTTGCCTTCGATATCGATGCCATATACTGCAACATCTTGTCCTGTAAGCCTTACTTCAACAACACCGCGCCTCACGAGCTGCTTGATAAGATCCACTACCTGTCTTAACGGCCTACTATAGACCTTCCTTCGGGCCAGCTTTGTTATGCAAAACGTACAGTCTCCTAGACACCCGTCAGCTAGAGGTACCTCAGCTACTCTGCCGCGCTGCATAAGCCGCGGTTCAGGCATGTATAGAGTCTTGGGGATTTCCGGCTCCTCTAACAAATCAGCCCTTTTCTCAATAGCCTCTACTACCCGGTGGACATTGTACGTAGTAACTATTACGGAGTTGGGTGCAAGTTTCTTAACTTTATAGGGCTGGGCTGTCGCCATACAACCCGCGACAACTAGGAGCTTTGCTCTTTTTGCCGTATAGTCGCTTAGCGCCCTTATTCTTTTTGACATCTTTTCTTCGGTATCAAGCCTAACTGTGCACGTGTTAATAATGACCACATCCGCTTCGTCAACGTTGTTAACTATTTCATAGCCTGCACGCTGGAGAGACGTCTTCATTAGCGCAGTATCGGCGAAGTTAAGTGCACATCCATACGTTTCTATATATACTCGTCGCATTGTATCTCACCACTTATTTGTAGTCTCCATGGTCTTTTGCCTTGCAGCGCTGCCATACCTCGTTAATGTACGTAGAAGCCCTAATCTAGTTTAACAAGTGTAAACGTGTATGATTTAGGGCGTATTATCTTATCAGCTTGGTGCACAAATTCGCTTCGGGATCCTAGGGCGGTCATCCCCCGGAAGCGGGAGGAAGAATTACTATTTCATCACCATCCCTTACCTCTGCGTCAAGATTAGTCTCCTTCCCGTTTAGGACAAATAGTACATCAAGCCCTCTCTTACCTAGCTCCTCTACGAGGTTCTTGAGCCTAGGGTATTTGACAAAGAGCTCGTCAATCACATCTCGTAACTTGGTGCTAGTGTTCTTAATCTCAATATCTACTTTATCCTTTCCACCAACAGCCTCGCGCAAAAGCGCAACAAGCTTAACGTGCACTATAGGCATAGCATACTCCCAGGTAACACACGTTAATATCACGTACCCTTATATTTCCAAACCTAGGCCCCACCGCACTTAGATGTCTATACCGGCACTATTACAAAAGGCCTTGACTCGAGAATCGCAAGACCTATCTTACGGCGGGCGCTGTAGAGAAGCCTCCATAAACTCCCCCTTGAAACACCCATTATAGCGGCTGCCTCCTCCTGTGTACGTCCCTCCAGGTAGACAAGCTTGTAGGCTTCAAACTCATCACTATAGATTATTATAGGCTCATTACAGAGAGACTCAGAACCAATAACTGGTATGAAGATTTTCGCATTCAGAGGGCCTGGAGCCAGTCTCCCAATCCTTTCCCAGACTTCTCTTAGGCACTTCCAGCGGTGGCCCCATCTATGCCTCTTGCCTCTATGACCCATCCTTACTTTCACCTAGCTGCAGGACTATTGAAGAATAAGTCTTATTTCTAGCATCACTGGGAAGGAGATAAATAAAAGCAATTTAAAAAAGCTAAGATATCTGGACTCGAGCTTAGGCTTTTCCTAGGATCTTTCGAAGCTCTTGTATTCTTGCATCTATTTCCTTAATTTCTTCCTTTATAGCCTCTAGCTCGTATTCTAGGTAACGGCGATATTCTTCCAAGTAGCGTAGCTCTTCTTCGGGCCAAACGGGATAGGGGGCTGGAAATAGCGCTGGATACATGTATGGCAGGTAGGGCGGAACTGGTACAGGACGCCGCCAGTATGGCCAATATGGTATGTAGTATATCCACCACCAAGGCATTGTGCGCACCCCTATTTTGGTAAAACGCTATGCTGTTGTACGCGCTTTACCAGTACCAGGGATTATAGACCGGCACT from Pyrofollis japonicus harbors:
- a CDS encoding DUF424 domain-containing protein → MRNEEPLVYMKIHEAQGEKIIAICDKDLLGKRFSENNLVLDVNKYFYGGILVPLSVAMEKAEEATILNLVGINTINAAIKRKLVHPDAVIKIAGVPHAQAVKVLY
- a CDS encoding translation initiation factor IF-2 subunit beta; the encoded protein is MSTNKDVAKLLYDYDYLLKRLYERLPAKGTKASRFELPKLIVERVGNKTIIRNFKQITDVMRRDPRIVMRYLLRELGASGNYDEENGMLTINVKVSTATLNNLLQRFVKTYVICPTCGAPDTRLEKRGKTWVLVCEACGAEQPVPPL
- the uppS gene encoding polyprenyl diphosphate synthase gives rise to the protein MWPKTLYARILGKRIRTDRLPSHVAIIPDGNRRWARRRGMPSSMGHYRGYKVAKQVLDRLWDLGINYVTFYALSRENCLRRPREELEAIYRLLSMAVDDLFADDRVRSGEVRVYFVGDFSLLPNWLREKIYSINEATMRNGPHVLSVATCYGGRWEIVATVNNIINSLAKGDNTAKWLEEDSFRKLMPLGQFPEPDLLIRTGGEIRLSGFLLYHVAYTELYFTKKLWPDFDEVELYRAILSYQSRERRFGR
- a CDS encoding DUF373 family protein — protein: MKKILVIVVDIDDDLGRAGISTPIIGREKVLEAATRFALYDPEDSDANALFAAIKLLDEMRLKGYEAEVAVVAGSQRGGVDAVLEARRQVEQLINMYHPDGLVLVTDGSEDEALIPAISSLAPIIAVKRVVVKQHRGVEETYMLFAKYIQKALTEPRFARLFLGVPGVVLVVFSALALLGMLRQAILVGLLIAGLAMMVRGFDLEDRLMQALTETPVTIVAYSTAAITAIIALVLIVSQIHSEEQLTPQLLASLIRNVTSLLGFSATIAILGHAASKFVSGKLGLYREIVALAIVIVAAVLLDTVSSALEKMETMSVSEFIRALAASGFSLYAIGSIIAVAVTWRAAKAFERFIAQTSSHETDRKE
- a CDS encoding coiled-coil protein, whose amino-acid sequence is MSTPIEVEEKSIIDKMTQLREEIKQLKEQRYALIEEAKRLRQQRRKLIERAKSLREELKKLREERRKLVGQVRNLRQQRRELLGRLQSVVNELEEQKRIVAELRPLARKSINAIRRRIEELEWRQQTSVLRPEEEKEIIDEIVRLEALLQKAMEARKYLQELTEKRAELYGLRLQLRSLGQEIRSISEKISKIDERINNLRSQLEELSPQIDELSKQLEELSTRIEELRSQINQRVQELRELSEKLKELRLGQEKAKALQIYEEKRRLIEEKLKRGEPLTLEELRLLYSSSPDELEEEKE
- a CDS encoding SWIM zinc finger family protein, with protein sequence MPKNGAQVARDRLSELISEVIRLSENPPPAARSAAGELRVVRLSVFPLELWAVMGRESDYLVIRRMYCNCPHFSIRVVNEEKTVPCYHLIAVELAEKTGRFHDLSASLNQDELLDIVLEILSGARSTTLRKKLYMNTAKGIEGESDK
- the rpiA gene encoding ribose 5-phosphate isomerase A, which gives rise to MSANQAKLNAARFAAELIAERIDSIERLGVGTGSTVRLVIEYLLSDRKIVEKIKKLKLYVSSLDTWFTLRRYGLEPYTHLPGETIDLYFDGADEVVLTEECPLIKGRGAALTREKILAFNSKHTIIVIDKSKVSPRLGYLNKPLPIEVIPVAAEPVLSYLKSIGVRAEIRNACQCRDGPALSDNYGAIIDAWPWELENVEKFVAGLKNVPGVVEHGLFIGLVDEIVVGETDTARIHKCRRTVRR
- a CDS encoding tRNA (N(6)-L-threonylcarbamoyladenosine(37)-C(2))-methylthiotransferase codes for the protein MRRVYIETYGCALNFADTALMKTSLQRAGYEIVNNVDEADVVIINTCTVRLDTEEKMSKRIRALSDYTAKRAKLLVVAGCMATAQPYKVKKLAPNSVIVTTYNVHRVVEAIEKRADLLEEPEIPKTLYMPEPRLMQRGRVAEVPLADGCLGDCTFCITKLARRKVYSRPLRQVVDLIKQLVRRGVVEVRLTGQDVAVYGIDIEGKRLLPKLMEAITEIPGNFMVRIGMMSPDQLEPILDEFIELLRHPRFFKFVHLPVQSGDDRVLRIMKRKYTVDEYKSIVKEIRSKIPGVMIATDIIVGHPGEDEEAFENTVKLVEELRFERVHLAQYTPRPRTVAAGLPQVPDPVKKQRSKKLGEIIAKIGLEEHRRYVGSKARALVVSRGERGGLDTKLFNYMPVILPENEALPGQWCNVEIVDATWYDLRGRVLECEPSQA
- a CDS encoding MoaD/ThiS family protein, which encodes MPIVHVKLVALLREAVGGKDKVDIEIKNTSTKLRDVIDELFVKYPRLKNLVEELGKRGLDVLFVLNGKETNLDAEVRDGDEIVILPPASGG
- a CDS encoding DUF134 domain-containing protein — protein: MGHRGKRHRWGHRWKCLREVWERIGRLAPGPLNAKIFIPVIGSESLCNEPIIIYSDEFEAYKLVYLEGRTQEEAAAIMGVSRGSLWRLLYSARRKIGLAILESRPFVIVPV